From Hominilimicola fabiformis, a single genomic window includes:
- a CDS encoding helix-turn-helix domain-containing protein — protein MYYNENELPAILTFAEAVEYLYIGRNTLLKLLHNGTIKGFKVGNRWRIKKEDLLEFMNTDRA, from the coding sequence ATGTACTATAATGAAAATGAACTTCCGGCAATATTAACATTTGCGGAAGCTGTGGAGTATTTATATATCGGTCGCAATACATTATTAAAGTTATTGCATAACGGAACTATAAAGGGATTCAAAGTGGGGAATCGTTGGAGAATAAAAAAAGAAGACTTGTTGGAATTTATGAATACAGATAGGGCTTGA
- a CDS encoding ATP-binding protein, translated as MFIGREREVAALDRLYESNKFEFAVIYGRRRVGKTALINHFIDNKEAIYFMGVESNEKQNLENFSKSIIEYSSGIEAETSFLSFQAALEYVFKLAEKKRLILAIDEYPYVARSSKSLASTLQLLIDKYKDTSQLMLILCGSSMSYMEDEVLAYKSPLYGRRTAQMKIQPFSFEETCRCFKNFSDEDKALAYGIVGGTPQYLLQIDDRLSIEDNIKNTYLNPISFLYEEPTNLLKQEVREPAIYTAIITAIAVGASRMSDISNKVGEDSNICANYLKSLINLGIVKKETPYGEKTSRKSIYSIEDNMFRFWYRFVPNNNSVIMRGAADIVYRRIEPQLSEYMGAVFEEICKQYLWKLLLDGNSPVEFSELGRWWGNDPIEKKQTEIDIMGEQDKQTALFGECKWTNEKVDLGVLETLIKRSKLFSYINVHLFLFSRSGFTKGCIDKANELGNVSLVTYADMLK; from the coding sequence ATGTTTATTGGAAGAGAACGTGAAGTAGCGGCATTGGACAGATTATACGAATCAAATAAATTTGAATTTGCCGTTATATATGGGCGCAGACGTGTCGGAAAGACAGCACTTATAAATCACTTTATAGATAATAAAGAAGCGATTTACTTTATGGGTGTTGAAAGTAACGAAAAACAAAATCTTGAAAATTTCAGTAAAAGCATCATTGAATACAGTAGCGGCATTGAGGCGGAAACGTCATTTCTGTCATTTCAAGCTGCACTTGAGTATGTGTTTAAGCTTGCTGAAAAGAAACGACTGATACTTGCAATAGATGAATATCCGTATGTAGCACGTTCATCAAAAAGTTTGGCATCAACTTTACAACTGCTTATAGATAAATATAAGGACACTTCACAGCTAATGCTTATTTTATGCGGTTCGTCAATGTCGTATATGGAGGATGAAGTGTTGGCATATAAATCACCGCTTTATGGCAGAAGAACCGCACAAATGAAAATACAACCTTTTAGTTTTGAAGAAACATGCAGATGTTTTAAGAATTTTTCGGACGAAGACAAAGCACTTGCGTATGGTATTGTGGGCGGAACACCTCAGTATTTGTTACAAATAGATGATAGATTAAGCATTGAAGATAATATAAAAAATACTTATCTGAATCCGATTTCCTTCCTATATGAAGAGCCGACAAATTTATTAAAGCAAGAAGTGAGAGAGCCGGCTATATATACTGCGATTATAACCGCTATTGCGGTCGGTGCGTCGAGAATGTCGGACATTTCAAATAAAGTCGGTGAGGACAGTAATATTTGTGCGAATTATCTTAAGAGTTTGATAAATTTGGGGATTGTAAAAAAGGAAACTCCGTATGGTGAGAAAACATCTCGAAAATCTATATATTCAATAGAAGATAATATGTTCAGATTTTGGTATAGATTTGTTCCTAATAATAATTCTGTTATAATGCGCGGTGCGGCTGATATTGTGTATAGACGTATCGAACCGCAACTTTCGGAATATATGGGTGCTGTGTTTGAGGAAATTTGTAAACAGTATCTTTGGAAACTGCTTCTTGACGGTAATTCACCGGTTGAGTTTTCGGAACTTGGGCGTTGGTGGGGAAACGATCCTATTGAAAAGAAACAGACAGAAATTGATATAATGGGCGAACAGGACAAACAGACGGCTTTATTCGGTGAATGTAAATGGACTAATGAAAAAGTTGATCTTGGTGTGCTTGAAACATTGATAAAACGCAGTAAGCTGTTTTCATATATTAATGTGCATTTGTTTTTGTTCTCTAGGTCCGGGTTCACAAAAGGCTGTATTGATAAGGCGAATGAACTCGGAAATGTATCTCTTGTAACCTATGCTGATATGTTGAAGTGA
- a CDS encoding DUF960 domain-containing protein — protein MFQNERFCTCGVIEEVPIVLQCMMWNMVDTMEVESKDYFQVFELSEYDGMQKIVHSQEMPEYKMEYLIKLQGAPIFVGKVYVIDDKTHSTMLKAEEY, from the coding sequence ATGTTCCAAAACGAACGATTTTGTACTTGCGGAGTAATTGAGGAAGTCCCTATTGTATTACAATGTATGATGTGGAATATGGTTGATACAATGGAAGTTGAATCAAAGGATTACTTTCAAGTATTTGAACTGTCAGAGTATGACGGTATGCAGAAAATCGTGCATTCACAAGAAATGCCGGAGTATAAAATGGAGTATCTTATTAAATTACAAGGTGCTCCTATTTTTGTGGGCAAAGTTTATGTGATTGACGATAAAACACATTCGACGATGCTGAAAGCAGAGGAGTATTAA
- a CDS encoding amidoligase family protein, with protein sequence MKEEKYTCDICHEEHDVSELTYFDESYLCEDCLRRETFICRDCGDRHWNDDSADGDLCQTCYDEDYVRCERCDAVIHYDDACYHEDEEYHDHPYCRNCFDMDEIIHDYYYKPEPIFYGDGPRYLGVELELDDGGENEFCASKLLDIANAQKEHMYIKHDGSLDDGFECVTHPMTLDYHINQMPWRAILNKAVAKGYLSHQAGTCGLHVHISRNALGANYEEQEATIAKILYFYEKFWNEILTFSRRTESQVEHWARRYGGGIINPKETLKHAKNSHMGRYAAVNLENEATIEMRIFRGTLKYSTFIATLQMVDEICKVAISLSDEFMQSLTWLDFVKGIADDKQELINYLKEKRLYVNEPIRNEVEI encoded by the coding sequence ATGAAAGAGGAAAAATACACTTGTGACATATGTCACGAAGAACATGACGTATCAGAACTAACATATTTTGATGAATCGTATTTGTGTGAAGATTGTTTAAGACGTGAAACATTTATTTGCCGTGATTGCGGCGACAGACATTGGAATGATGATTCGGCAGATGGTGACTTGTGCCAAACTTGCTATGATGAAGATTATGTTAGATGTGAAAGATGTGATGCGGTAATTCATTATGATGACGCTTGTTATCATGAAGATGAAGAATATCACGACCACCCATATTGTCGAAATTGTTTTGATATGGATGAGATAATTCACGACTATTACTACAAACCAGAGCCGATATTTTATGGAGACGGTCCGAGATATTTAGGCGTGGAACTTGAACTTGATGACGGCGGTGAAAATGAATTTTGTGCAAGTAAATTACTTGACATTGCAAATGCTCAAAAAGAACATATGTACATTAAACATGACGGTTCACTTGATGATGGTTTTGAGTGCGTAACTCACCCAATGACACTTGACTATCACATTAATCAAATGCCTTGGAGAGCGATTCTTAACAAAGCGGTAGCAAAAGGATATTTAAGTCACCAAGCCGGAACTTGCGGACTTCATGTACATATAAGCCGAAATGCACTCGGAGCAAATTACGAAGAACAAGAGGCAACAATAGCGAAGATTCTCTACTTTTATGAGAAGTTTTGGAATGAAATCTTAACATTCAGTCGAAGAACGGAATCACAAGTAGAGCATTGGGCAAGACGTTACGGTGGCGGAATAATCAATCCGAAAGAAACGTTAAAGCATGCAAAGAACTCACATATGGGACGATATGCGGCGGTCAATCTTGAAAATGAAGCGACGATAGAAATGCGAATATTCAGAGGTACTTTAAAGTACAGTACATTTATAGCAACCTTACAGATGGTAGATGAAATCTGTAAGGTTGCTATTTCTTTGTCCGACGAATTTATGCAGAGTCTTACATGGCTTGATTTCGTAAAGGGAATAGCAGACGACAAACAAGAACTGATTAATTATTTGAAAGAAAAAAGATTGTATGTAAATGAACCGATAAGAAATGAGGTGGAAATATAA
- a CDS encoding class II glutamine amidotransferase translates to MCGIYGVLSYKDKLKDMNELVDLLSMESAERGTDATGVAYSILGNMKINKSAVSAYKFNPNIPKFVNAVIGHTRHSTQGDKSKNYNNHPWSERVKNCQFALAHNGVLFNDKELQKKYNFKSKIETDSFVAVQLLKYKNALNFKTIKFMAESIEGSFSFNILDNHNNLYLVKGDSPISLIHFKDEGVYVFASTKQILWKALVDSELFQDLENGKYEHIVLNEGDILKIKSNGKRERGHFNYTESYGRHWYDYGCDCYIDTGYEDYYAEEYLEDIKTVAAMYGEDPEVIQKLYNDGYTLEELEEMIYT, encoded by the coding sequence ATGTGCGGAATATATGGAGTGCTTAGTTACAAAGATAAGCTAAAGGATATGAACGAGCTTGTGGATTTGCTCAGCATGGAAAGTGCAGAACGTGGCACAGACGCAACCGGTGTTGCATATTCAATTTTAGGTAATATGAAGATAAACAAAAGTGCGGTAAGTGCATATAAGTTTAATCCGAATATTCCGAAATTCGTTAATGCCGTAATAGGTCACACAAGACACAGTACGCAAGGGGACAAGAGCAAGAACTATAACAATCACCCTTGGAGCGAGAGGGTGAAGAACTGTCAGTTTGCACTTGCTCATAATGGCGTACTGTTCAATGATAAGGAACTTCAGAAAAAGTATAACTTTAAGAGTAAAATCGAAACAGATTCATTTGTTGCAGTACAGCTGCTGAAATATAAAAATGCACTTAATTTTAAGACAATCAAATTCATGGCTGAAAGTATAGAGGGAAGTTTTAGCTTTAATATACTTGATAATCATAATAACCTTTACCTCGTAAAAGGTGATAGCCCGATTTCATTAATTCACTTTAAAGATGAGGGTGTGTATGTGTTCGCATCAACAAAACAAATACTTTGGAAAGCGTTGGTTGATTCTGAATTGTTTCAAGATTTGGAGAATGGCAAGTATGAACATATAGTTCTCAATGAGGGCGATATTCTGAAAATCAAAAGTAACGGCAAACGTGAAAGGGGTCATTTTAATTATACCGAGTCATACGGTAGACATTGGTACGATTACGGTTGCGATTGTTATATTGATACCGGGTATGAAGATTATTATGCGGAAGAATATCTCGAAGACATAAAGACAGT